One stretch of Cohnella algarum DNA includes these proteins:
- a CDS encoding DUF1904 family protein — MPQLLIRGIGPERVRAASRSLIAELAAVCECPPDHIMLECLPTAAFFDGEEVPVFPFVEVAWFDRGEDVRDRFAEAVDRHFRAAGIPELEIAFRTYRPEEYYINGKRAGGSRENPAERAGRESEEERESALRAAEAENRRLKEELAKARKSLQSAAGERMSSRLRDALRE, encoded by the coding sequence ATGCCGCAATTGCTGATACGAGGGATCGGGCCCGAACGGGTGCGCGCCGCAAGCCGGTCCCTGATCGCGGAACTCGCCGCCGTGTGCGAGTGTCCGCCGGACCATATCATGCTGGAATGCCTGCCTACGGCGGCTTTTTTTGACGGGGAAGAGGTTCCCGTGTTTCCGTTCGTCGAAGTGGCCTGGTTCGATCGGGGAGAAGACGTTCGCGACCGCTTCGCGGAGGCGGTGGACCGCCACTTTCGGGCTGCGGGGATTCCCGAGCTGGAAATCGCCTTTCGGACGTATCGGCCGGAAGAATACTATATAAATGGAAAGCGCGCGGGCGGCAGCCGGGAGAACCCGGCGGAGCGGGCGGGCCGGGAGAGCGAGGAGGAGCGGGAGAGCGCCCTCCGGGCGGCCGAAGCCGAAAACCGCAGGCTGAAAGAGGAGCTGGCCAAGGCGCGCAAGTCGCTGCAATCGGCGGCGGGCGAGCGCATGTCCAGCCGGCTGCGGGACGCGCTGAGGGAATAG
- a CDS encoding DUF1294 domain-containing protein, producing the protein MDRDLLFLLSVYFIAINIYAFSLMGSDKKRAIRKRRRVPEARLFLVAAALGALGVWLGMRTWRHKTKHASFAAGIPALLVVNAAVIAMLLWPWAGS; encoded by the coding sequence ATGGACCGGGATTTGCTGTTTTTGCTGTCCGTTTATTTCATCGCGATCAATATCTATGCGTTCAGTCTGATGGGATCCGACAAGAAGCGGGCGATCCGCAAGCGGAGAAGGGTGCCGGAAGCCCGCCTGTTCCTCGTCGCGGCCGCCCTTGGGGCTCTCGGCGTCTGGCTCGGCATGCGGACGTGGCGGCACAAGACGAAGCATGCGTCGTTCGCCGCCGGCATTCCGGCCCTTCTTGTCGTCAACGCCGCCGTCATCGCGATGCTGCTCTGGCCGTGGGCCGGGTCCTAG
- a CDS encoding response regulator: MIKLLIADDETLVCIGLQSMLKWEQYNVEIVGTAHNGAQLEEKIEALRPDLVITDIKMPVKSGLAAAESARKKYGRIPLFILLTSYEDFEYARGAIEVQAVDYLVKLELTPQALADSVVKAIALLEDYKTIESYPNLLHRGNLQAQRDKLFIRLFHHLFENRTQFELQQEDLGVELSGAAFAVCVCRISGPDTVPPRGDKLVALCSSTVQMAKDTLSSFRPCHVTSLDLRNFAVTLPLPDADPRAWVPEIGEQLRHMAAVLRNYFNVAVFGAVGFAVEDPYVLRESYLAARKALPAAARDKAFVFYAQGEKEDPGPALFDFSKLRSELRRAFEEMDTLALREIITGMIGSFEGRSDLLVPAIDAACNILYMATSLLSDGENLVEHIFEHEPEGYRSIYQMQDMDGVVDWLARFRDGCANLLSSRKQSYKEQLVRNVQDYIKRNLDRKLSLQQVADVFNFSPNYLSHLFSKVAKINYVEYITETKMAAAKDMMKRGEGRIYEISQKLGYDSAFYFSKVFKKVEGMSPREYMQRLESQAKPG, from the coding sequence GTGATCAAACTGCTGATCGCCGACGACGAAACCCTCGTCTGCATCGGCTTGCAGTCCATGCTCAAGTGGGAGCAGTACAACGTGGAAATCGTCGGCACGGCCCATAACGGCGCCCAATTGGAGGAGAAAATCGAGGCGCTTCGCCCGGACCTCGTCATTACCGATATCAAGATGCCGGTCAAGAGCGGCCTCGCGGCAGCCGAATCGGCCCGTAAAAAGTACGGGCGAATTCCGCTGTTCATCCTTTTGACCAGTTACGAAGATTTCGAATATGCCCGCGGAGCGATCGAGGTGCAGGCGGTCGACTATCTGGTAAAGCTGGAGCTGACGCCGCAAGCGCTCGCCGATTCCGTCGTCAAGGCCATTGCGCTTCTCGAAGACTACAAAACGATCGAAAGCTACCCCAATCTCCTCCATCGGGGAAATCTGCAGGCGCAGCGGGACAAATTGTTCATCCGCCTGTTCCATCACCTGTTCGAAAACCGGACCCAGTTCGAGCTGCAGCAAGAGGACCTGGGCGTCGAGTTGTCCGGGGCCGCCTTCGCGGTCTGCGTTTGCCGGATTTCGGGCCCCGACACCGTGCCGCCGCGGGGCGACAAGCTGGTGGCCTTGTGCTCCAGCACGGTGCAGATGGCGAAGGATACGCTTTCGTCCTTCCGGCCCTGCCATGTGACTAGCCTGGACCTGCGCAATTTCGCCGTCACGCTGCCGTTGCCCGACGCCGACCCGCGCGCCTGGGTTCCCGAAATCGGGGAACAATTGCGGCATATGGCCGCCGTGCTGCGCAATTATTTCAACGTCGCGGTGTTCGGGGCCGTCGGCTTTGCGGTCGAGGATCCGTACGTGCTGCGGGAAAGCTACCTGGCCGCCCGCAAGGCGCTGCCGGCCGCGGCGCGGGATAAGGCGTTCGTTTTTTATGCGCAAGGGGAAAAGGAAGACCCGGGCCCTGCGCTGTTCGATTTTTCGAAATTGCGTTCGGAACTCCGGCGCGCGTTCGAAGAGATGGATACGCTCGCCCTGCGCGAGATCATCACCGGCATGATCGGCTCGTTCGAAGGGCGCTCCGATCTGCTCGTTCCCGCTATCGACGCCGCCTGCAACATTTTGTACATGGCCACGTCGCTGCTTTCGGACGGCGAAAACCTCGTGGAGCACATTTTCGAGCACGAGCCGGAGGGCTACCGGTCCATTTACCAAATGCAGGACATGGACGGGGTCGTCGATTGGCTCGCGCGTTTCCGGGACGGCTGCGCGAACCTTCTGTCCTCCCGCAAGCAGAGCTACAAGGAACAGCTCGTCCGGAACGTCCAGGACTATATCAAGCGCAATCTCGACCGCAAGCTGTCGCTGCAGCAGGTGGCCGACGTGTTTAACTTCAGCCCCAATTATTTGAGCCATCTGTTCTCGAAGGTGGCGAAAATCAACTACGTGGAATATATCACGGAGACGAAAATGGCGGCGGCCAAGGACATGATGAAGCGCGGCGAGGGACGGATCTACGAAATATCGCAAAAGCTGGGCTACGACAGCGCTTTTTATTTCAGCAAGGTGTTCAAAAAAGTGGAGGGCATGTCGCCGAGGGAGTACATGCAGCGGCTGGAATCGCAGGCGAAGCCGGGCTAG